One part of the Haliotis asinina isolate JCU_RB_2024 chromosome 2, JCU_Hal_asi_v2, whole genome shotgun sequence genome encodes these proteins:
- the LOC137272245 gene encoding DNA repair protein SWI5 homolog, which yields MASTPKQTTSKQSVQRRNNQGNFKSPLGQLFKSPLGSKQSQAPESEVTLKTDILNLHARLSEVETQVQQLIDEGYRQEELQTHIEKLHEYNEIKDTGQMILGRIATMEAVRTKDLYERYGLELED from the exons ATGGCATCCACACCCAAACAGACGACTTCCAAGCAAAG TGTTCAACGAAGAAATAATCAAGGCAACTTCAAGTCACCCCTTGGTCAACTATTCAAGTCACCG CTCGGCTCAAAACAATCTCAGGCACCAGAAAGTGAGGTGACTTTAAAAACAGACATTCTCAACCTTCACGCCAGACTGTCTGAGGTGGAGACACAAGTTCAGCAGCTGATAGATGA aggGTACAGGCAGGAGGAGCTTCAGACACACATCGAGAAGCTCCATGAATACAATGAGATCAAAGACACTGGGCAGATGATCCTTGGGAGGATAG CAACAATGGAAGCAGTGAGGACAAAGGACCTGTATGAGAGATACGGCTTGGAGTTAGAGGATTGA